From a single Pseudomonas triticicola genomic region:
- a CDS encoding efflux RND transporter periplasmic adaptor subunit, with the protein MKKFFSLLATLLVLALALWIGRTLWEHYMNTPWTRDGRVRADIINVAADVTGEVVEVPVRDNQLVKKGDLLMRIDPEHYRIAVKQAQSLVASRKSTWEMRKVNAHRRADLDNLVISKENRDDASNIADAALADYQHAQAQLAAAELNLKRTEVRAAVDGYATNLNVHRGDYARIGEAKMAVVDMNSFWVYGFFEETKLPHVKVGDKADMQLMSGEVLKGHVESISRGIYDRDNPESRELIADVNPTFNWVRLAQRVPVRIHIDEVPAGVLLAAGITCTVVVNQAAADI; encoded by the coding sequence ATGAAAAAGTTTTTCAGCCTGCTCGCGACCCTGCTGGTGTTGGCCCTGGCGCTGTGGATCGGCCGCACGCTGTGGGAGCACTACATGAACACGCCGTGGACCCGCGATGGTCGCGTGCGTGCCGATATCATCAACGTCGCCGCCGACGTCACCGGCGAAGTGGTCGAAGTGCCGGTGCGTGACAACCAACTGGTGAAGAAAGGCGATCTGCTGATGCGCATCGACCCCGAGCACTACCGCATCGCCGTCAAGCAGGCGCAGTCACTGGTGGCTTCGCGCAAGTCGACCTGGGAAATGCGCAAGGTCAACGCCCACCGCCGCGCCGACCTCGACAATCTGGTGATCTCCAAGGAGAACCGCGACGACGCCAGCAACATCGCTGACGCCGCGCTGGCCGATTACCAACACGCCCAGGCGCAATTGGCAGCCGCCGAACTCAACCTGAAACGCACCGAAGTACGCGCGGCGGTGGACGGTTACGCGACCAACCTCAATGTGCATCGCGGCGACTACGCGCGCATTGGCGAGGCGAAGATGGCCGTGGTCGACATGAACTCGTTCTGGGTTTACGGATTTTTCGAAGAGACCAAACTGCCGCACGTCAAAGTGGGTGACAAAGCCGATATGCAGTTGATGAGCGGCGAGGTGCTCAAGGGCCATGTCGAGAGCATTTCCCGCGGCATCTACGACCGCGACAATCCGGAAAGCCGCGAACTGATCGCGGATGTGAACCCGACGTTCAACTGGGTGCGCCTGGCGCAGCGGGTGCCGGTAAGGATTCACATTGATGAGGTGCCGGCGGGGGTGTTGCTGGCGGCGGGGATTACTTGCACGGTGGTGGTGAATCAGGCTGCGGCGGATATATGA
- a CDS encoding multidrug transporter: protein MFIGILLVITWLILLLRYPAKALPVSVAAAIGLGFVAMWVVWLDNREIKQLARLELRIAYAPEQCPADRPLQLKMNNGNNVPLTELRWRIAAYAPGDTVNLADNQYTAPRYRGPGELQAGATWEDCLPLPPLRPGYRPQTLEFRAEHLQGSFAD, encoded by the coding sequence ATGTTCATCGGCATCCTGCTGGTCATCACCTGGCTGATCCTGCTGCTGCGCTATCCGGCCAAGGCCTTGCCGGTGTCGGTGGCCGCTGCCATAGGCCTGGGCTTTGTAGCCATGTGGGTGGTGTGGCTGGACAACCGCGAAATCAAACAACTGGCGCGCCTGGAACTGCGCATTGCCTACGCTCCCGAGCAATGCCCGGCCGACCGTCCGCTGCAATTGAAGATGAACAATGGCAACAATGTGCCGCTGACCGAACTGCGCTGGCGCATCGCTGCCTACGCGCCGGGCGATACGGTCAACCTCGCCGACAATCAATACACTGCACCACGCTATCGAGGCCCCGGCGAACTGCAGGCCGGCGCGACCTGGGAAGATTGCCTGCCACTGCCGCCGCTGCGACCCGGCTACCGCCCGCAAACCCTGGAGTTTCGCGCCGAGCATTTGCAGGGTAGTTTTGCCGACTGA
- a CDS encoding SDR family oxidoreductase codes for MPVALITGCSSGIGRALADAFKAAGYEVWASARKAEDVAALSAAGFTAIQLDVNDGAALEQLAERLNQQHGGLDVLINNAGYGAMGPLLDGGVQAMQRQFETNVFSIVGVIRALFPLLRRAKGLVVNIGSVSGVLVTPFAGAYCASKAAVHALSDALRMELAPFGIRVMEVQPGAIESSFAKNAGHEAEQLINEQSPWFPLREGIRARAKASQDKPTPASEFAAELLKAVRQSKPPRLVRIGNGSRALPLLAALMPKGLLESTLMKRFGLRAKL; via the coding sequence ATGCCCGTTGCGTTGATTACCGGTTGTTCCAGCGGCATCGGCCGCGCCCTCGCCGACGCGTTCAAAGCCGCCGGCTACGAAGTCTGGGCCAGTGCGCGCAAGGCTGAAGACGTCGCTGCGCTCAGCGCCGCCGGTTTCACCGCGATTCAGCTGGACGTCAACGATGGCGCCGCGCTGGAACAACTCGCCGAGCGTCTGAACCAGCAACATGGCGGCCTTGATGTACTGATCAACAACGCCGGTTACGGCGCGATGGGGCCGCTGCTCGACGGCGGCGTGCAGGCGATGCAGCGCCAGTTCGAGACCAACGTGTTTTCGATTGTCGGCGTCATCCGCGCGTTGTTTCCGCTGCTGCGTCGGGCCAAGGGGCTGGTGGTGAATATCGGCAGCGTGTCAGGTGTGCTGGTCACGCCATTTGCCGGCGCCTACTGCGCTTCGAAAGCGGCGGTGCATGCATTGAGCGATGCCTTGCGCATGGAACTGGCACCGTTTGGCATTCGTGTGATGGAAGTCCAGCCCGGCGCCATCGAATCGAGTTTTGCGAAGAATGCCGGACATGAAGCCGAGCAATTGATCAACGAGCAATCGCCGTGGTTTCCATTGCGTGAAGGCATTCGCGCACGGGCCAAGGCATCGCAGGACAAACCCACCCCGGCCAGTGAGTTTGCTGCCGAGCTGTTGAAAGCGGTGCGGCAGAGCAAGCCGCCACGGCTGGTTCGCATCGGCAACGGCAGTCGGGCGTTGCCGTTGTTGGCGGCGTTGATGCCGAAGGGTTTGCTGGAATCGACGTTGATGAAGCGGTTCGGGTTGCGCGCAAAGCTCTGA
- a CDS encoding sel1 repeat family protein, with protein sequence MKLLNVLPLALLTWLAGCSTQEVPLNDTLPKLTAQALLPAVNANEYCNPQMDSDILFGTGLLMFEDGSRDVAQTCLVMAAPNHPRAFCYLSTMVMQSGDLSKNKNQVFNYTAYAAKQNDWCAEYGLYDMYSSGTLGAKKDAKLAMRWLLRSSQHGYPDAQKELINQYEKQDNLPEAYAWSKFLIDTEDAAIGTTLKTRMTPSQVAEADKRYNDLVPQVASKAALAAEERAEDVARYSAQIYQDYPDTFKGLTSAERQAYMTQSIGDAMDLPFIRNRDHVLIYIVINRAAQLKKPDANIANDQRIITLIEDKRLSVDETIESGLRVVKTFYR encoded by the coding sequence TTGAAACTTCTCAACGTGTTGCCTTTGGCACTGCTCACATGGCTGGCGGGCTGTTCCACTCAAGAAGTGCCCCTCAACGACACCCTGCCGAAATTGACCGCGCAAGCGCTCTTGCCCGCCGTCAACGCAAATGAATACTGTAATCCGCAGATGGACAGCGACATTCTGTTTGGCACAGGTTTGCTGATGTTCGAGGACGGATCGCGGGATGTCGCCCAAACTTGCCTGGTCATGGCGGCGCCGAACCACCCTCGAGCGTTTTGCTACCTGTCCACAATGGTGATGCAGTCCGGCGACCTGAGCAAAAACAAAAACCAGGTTTTCAACTACACGGCTTACGCGGCAAAGCAAAATGACTGGTGTGCGGAGTACGGCCTGTACGATATGTACAGTTCCGGCACTCTCGGGGCGAAAAAAGACGCCAAACTTGCCATGCGCTGGCTGCTGCGCTCATCGCAACACGGTTATCCGGATGCCCAGAAGGAACTGATCAATCAGTACGAAAAACAGGACAACCTGCCCGAAGCTTACGCGTGGAGCAAATTCCTCATCGATACTGAGGACGCCGCCATCGGCACCACACTCAAAACCCGGATGACCCCGAGCCAGGTTGCCGAGGCTGACAAACGCTACAACGACCTCGTCCCTCAGGTCGCCAGCAAGGCGGCATTGGCCGCAGAAGAACGAGCAGAGGACGTCGCCCGCTACTCCGCCCAGATCTATCAAGACTATCCGGATACCTTCAAGGGCCTGACGTCCGCCGAACGTCAGGCCTACATGACTCAGTCGATCGGCGATGCCATGGACCTGCCATTCATCAGGAACCGAGATCATGTATTGATCTACATTGTGATCAATCGCGCCGCTCAGTTGAAAAAACCTGACGCAAATATTGCCAATGATCAGCGGATCATCACCCTCATTGAAGACAAAAGGTTATCAGTCGATGAAACCATCGAGTCCGGACTGCGGGTGGTCAAAACGTTCTACCGATAA
- a CDS encoding FUSC family protein: MTSLPAPLRWLHSLEWRRGFFDWARSDGVTWVYIFKVLLAAFLTLWLAMRLELPQPRTAMITVFIVMQPQSGQVFAKSFYRLLGTLAGSAMMVTLIALFAQNTELFLGSLAIWVGICSAGAARCRNFRAYGFVLAGYTAAMVGLPALAHPDGAFMAAVWRVLEISLGILCSTLISAAILPQTASAAMRNALYQRFGVFALFVTDGLRGRSKAEAFEASNVRFIAEAVGLEGLRSVTVFEDPHMRRRNGRLSRLNSEFMGITTRFNALHQLLERLRGNGEEHVVAAIKPGLQDLAEVLDSFSGRALTSPDAARLATALATYKEGLPALVRTLRGIFQDTAPSEAEQLDFHTAYELLYRFVDDLHSYAQTHASLAEHRHERERWDEPFIPQTNWWAAAASGIRASFILIVLGSYWVATAWPSGATMTLIAAATVGLSAATPNPKRMAFQMACGTFLGALIGFVEMFFIFPLIDGFPLLCVMLAPVIVLGSFLASRPQYAGVGLGLLIFFSTGSVPDNLTIYNPYTFINDYIAMVMGMLVCAAAGAIILPPNSRWLWQRLEQDLRGQVVYAISGKLKGLASRFESRTRDLLHQAYGLAAGQPKVQKSLLRWMFVVLEVGHAIIELRKEQAILPVHPAYAESQPWRQAIRVMGRALVRLFLQPNASNLERALVAVDHAISRVAATDEPFAPHFDTSALRRVKSYLHFIRTSLLDPQSPLAQFASARPEGLAHAS, from the coding sequence ATGACCTCCTTGCCCGCCCCTCTTCGCTGGCTCCACTCCCTGGAATGGCGTCGCGGTTTTTTCGACTGGGCACGCAGCGATGGTGTGACCTGGGTGTATATCTTCAAGGTGTTGCTCGCCGCTTTTCTCACCCTGTGGCTGGCGATGCGTCTGGAACTTCCGCAACCGCGTACGGCGATGATCACGGTGTTTATCGTCATGCAGCCGCAGAGCGGTCAGGTGTTCGCCAAGAGTTTCTATCGCTTGCTCGGCACGCTGGCCGGGTCGGCGATGATGGTCACGCTGATCGCTTTGTTCGCGCAGAACACGGAGCTGTTTCTCGGCTCGCTGGCGATCTGGGTCGGCATCTGCTCGGCCGGTGCCGCACGTTGCCGTAACTTTCGCGCGTATGGTTTTGTTCTCGCCGGTTACACCGCAGCGATGGTCGGTCTGCCGGCGCTGGCGCACCCGGACGGCGCCTTTATGGCGGCGGTATGGCGGGTTCTGGAAATCTCGCTGGGGATTCTCTGTTCGACGCTGATCAGCGCGGCGATTCTGCCGCAGACCGCCAGTGCGGCGATGCGCAACGCTTTGTATCAGCGCTTCGGTGTGTTCGCCCTGTTCGTCACCGATGGCTTGCGCGGGCGCAGCAAAGCCGAGGCGTTCGAAGCCAGCAACGTGCGCTTCATTGCCGAAGCCGTCGGCCTGGAAGGGCTGCGCAGCGTGACCGTGTTCGAAGACCCGCACATGCGCCGGCGCAACGGTCGTTTGAGTCGTTTGAACAGTGAGTTCATGGGCATCACCACGCGCTTCAACGCCTTGCATCAGTTGCTTGAACGCCTGCGCGGCAATGGCGAAGAGCATGTCGTGGCAGCGATCAAACCGGGCTTGCAGGACCTCGCCGAAGTGCTCGACAGCTTCAGCGGTCGCGCCCTGACCAGCCCCGATGCGGCACGTTTGGCGACCGCGTTGGCCACCTACAAGGAAGGTCTGCCGGCACTTGTCCGAACCCTGCGCGGGATCTTTCAGGACACGGCTCCGAGCGAAGCCGAACAACTGGATTTCCACACCGCCTACGAATTGCTCTACCGCTTCGTCGATGACCTGCACAGCTATGCACAGACCCACGCGTCCCTGGCCGAGCACCGCCACGAACGCGAGCGCTGGGACGAGCCCTTCATCCCGCAAACCAACTGGTGGGCCGCAGCCGCGTCGGGAATTCGTGCCTCGTTCATCCTGATTGTGTTGGGCAGTTATTGGGTGGCCACCGCGTGGCCGAGCGGGGCGACCATGACCCTGATCGCCGCCGCCACCGTCGGCCTTTCCGCCGCCACACCGAACCCCAAACGCATGGCCTTTCAAATGGCCTGCGGCACGTTTCTCGGCGCACTGATCGGCTTCGTCGAGATGTTTTTCATCTTCCCGTTGATCGACGGTTTCCCCTTGCTCTGCGTGATGCTCGCGCCGGTGATCGTGCTCGGTTCGTTCCTCGCTTCACGACCGCAATACGCCGGTGTCGGCCTCGGGTTGTTGATCTTTTTCAGCACCGGTTCAGTGCCGGACAACCTCACGATTTACAACCCCTACACCTTCATCAACGACTACATCGCCATGGTCATGGGCATGCTCGTCTGTGCCGCAGCGGGAGCGATCATTCTGCCGCCGAACAGTCGCTGGCTGTGGCAGCGCCTGGAGCAGGATCTGCGCGGGCAAGTGGTCTATGCGATCAGCGGCAAACTCAAGGGCCTGGCCTCGCGTTTCGAGAGCCGCACCCGCGATCTGCTGCATCAGGCCTATGGCCTCGCGGCAGGGCAACCGAAGGTGCAGAAGAGTCTGCTGCGCTGGATGTTCGTGGTGCTCGAAGTCGGCCACGCGATCATCGAATTGCGCAAGGAACAGGCGATCCTGCCGGTGCACCCGGCGTATGCCGAATCGCAGCCGTGGCGCCAGGCAATCCGCGTGATGGGGCGCGCGTTGGTGCGCCTGTTTTTGCAGCCGAACGCGAGCAATCTCGAACGCGCACTGGTGGCCGTCGATCATGCGATCAGCCGCGTTGCCGCCACCGATGAGCCGTTCGCGCCGCACTTCGATACCTCGGCGTTGCGCCGGGTGAAAAGCTACCTGCACTTCATCCGCACCTCGCTGCTCGACCCGCAATCACCCCTCGCCCAATTCGCTTCTGCCCGGCCCGAAGGACTCGCCCATGCCTCGTGA
- a CDS encoding DUF1656 domain-containing protein translates to MPREIAFHGVYMPTMTLMFFIAAGLAWAVDRFLSGFDLYRFFWHPALLRLSLFTCLFGAMALTVYR, encoded by the coding sequence ATGCCTCGTGAAATCGCCTTCCACGGCGTGTACATGCCGACCATGACCCTGATGTTTTTCATTGCTGCGGGACTGGCCTGGGCAGTTGACCGCTTCCTCTCGGGGTTCGACCTGTACCGTTTTTTCTGGCACCCGGCGCTGCTGCGTCTGAGCCTGTTTACCTGTCTGTTCGGCGCGATGGCGCTGACTGTCTACCGTTGA
- a CDS encoding LysR family transcriptional regulator, which translates to MDTLQNMRAFSCVAEAGSFTAAAVQLDTTTANVSRAVSNLEAHLQTRLLNRTTRRIALTEAGKRYLLRCEQILAYVEEAEAEASDAHARPAGQLKVHTMTGIGQHFVIDAIARYRKTHPDVTFDLTLANRVPDLLDEGYDVSIVLASELPDSGFVSQRLGITYSIVCASPAYVKANGAAQKPSDLLNHACLRLVSPVIPLEKWAFDGPDGQETVTINSSPFLVNSADAMKTAITSGMGVGVLPVYAAIEGLRNGTLVRVMPNYRSQELNLYAIYPSRQYLDAKIKTWVEYLRGSLPEILAAHQAELVAYELTGSLAGVRVAT; encoded by the coding sequence ATGGACACTTTGCAAAACATGCGCGCCTTCAGTTGTGTTGCCGAAGCGGGCAGCTTCACCGCCGCCGCCGTGCAACTGGACACCACCACCGCCAACGTATCGCGCGCGGTCTCCAACCTCGAAGCCCATCTGCAAACCCGTCTGCTCAATCGCACGACCCGGCGCATCGCCCTGACCGAGGCCGGCAAACGCTACCTGCTGCGCTGCGAACAGATCCTCGCCTACGTCGAAGAAGCCGAAGCGGAAGCCAGCGACGCCCACGCGCGCCCGGCCGGCCAACTGAAAGTGCACACCATGACCGGCATCGGTCAGCACTTCGTCATCGACGCCATCGCCCGCTACCGCAAGACCCACCCCGACGTGACCTTCGACCTGACCCTGGCCAACCGCGTGCCGGACCTGCTCGACGAGGGCTACGACGTGTCCATCGTGCTGGCCAGCGAACTGCCCGATTCCGGCTTCGTCTCGCAGCGCCTGGGCATCACCTACAGCATCGTCTGCGCCTCGCCGGCCTACGTAAAAGCCAACGGCGCCGCACAGAAACCCAGCGACCTGCTCAACCACGCCTGCCTGCGCCTCGTCAGCCCGGTGATCCCCCTGGAAAAATGGGCCTTCGACGGCCCGGACGGCCAGGAGACGGTCACCATCAACAGCTCGCCGTTCCTGGTGAACTCCGCCGACGCCATGAAAACCGCCATCACCAGCGGCATGGGCGTCGGCGTGCTGCCGGTCTACGCCGCCATCGAAGGCCTGCGCAACGGCACCCTGGTACGGGTGATGCCGAACTACCGCTCGCAGGAACTCAACCTCTACGCGATCTACCCGTCTCGGCAGTACCTGGATGCGAAGATCAAAACCTGGGTGGAATATTTGCGCGGATCGTTGCCGGAGATATTGGCGGCGCATCAGGCGGAACTGGTTGCTTATGAATTGACCGGGAGTTTGGCAGGTGTCCGCGTCGCCACCTGA
- a CDS encoding RHS repeat domain-containing protein: MGIHSNTPTLAVNDPRGLAILNVNYWRADAALASEPRIERTLRDAAGRAVKQWDARLWALQVIDPQAPASLTTTHALNDIALRSDSSDAGVQVRLPGLAGQTLFNWDSRGTCREIAYDDLLRPVAVFEEGTGVPRRCAERFAYGRPGFGEALRNQLGQLIRHDDPAGSVLFEQFAITGQCCENTRHFALDPVVPDWPDADVERKVPLESEGATTQWRFSPLGSVLEQVDAAGHRQVFALTHDGRLRGVDLRLRYQTSDHPVVSDIRYNAEGQVTQELAGNGVLTTLSYRPEDGRLLMRHAQDQEGNVWQDLLYAYDPMGNVLSIEDQALPVRWFANQRIEPVSRYRYDSLYQLSHATGWEAGAAGGGPTAVANYSQRYRYDAGGNLRELTHVGQQSPGHQLQAAPYSNRCLPWRDGKPPSEAEIAAAFDPRGNLLVLDQGRQLQWNLRCQLDSVVVVSRRSDADDRESYLYDGAGQRVCKMRSSRTSARSLLAQVRYLPALELRTDTGTGESLQVIIVQTVLSNVRVLHWQSPPPTGLNNLYRYSFNDHLGSISLELSADAQLISREHFYPFGATAWAEEPAVSYKTARYSGKERDATGLYYYGFRYYVPWLQRWLNSDPGGAIDGHNRYRALRNNPMTYRDSDGRKPDKPDKPAGDRVYHDLADKKLVNPVQAAGMQPVRRYFENDPNPDVQAFRGEIPLVLAELGARDNSMLNTHQAHVIAAARTNTASPSGAVLYHSGELVSSAMNRVVGEEATSRVMGPLSVAFNSPVEDPNVLAKRRGAVATGFKVGGKLLMHASNPAVQLVGAAGVALGNVMNISEAQTRIQHRVLTTPVNAPLSPPSSTPTVDFQSLNAASSARHQAQLAEHGETPSPWAQQLLVAGFTAPLEGVHAIDGATAEDKWMNRPRRNSGFG, translated from the coding sequence ATGGGCATCCACAGCAATACGCCAACGCTTGCCGTGAACGATCCGCGCGGTTTGGCCATCCTCAACGTCAACTACTGGCGCGCCGATGCGGCGCTGGCAAGCGAGCCCCGGATCGAGCGGACGTTACGCGACGCCGCCGGACGTGCAGTCAAACAATGGGATGCGCGATTGTGGGCGTTGCAGGTGATCGATCCGCAAGCGCCCGCCAGCCTCACCACCACCCATGCCTTGAACGATATCGCGCTGCGCTCGGACAGTAGCGATGCGGGAGTTCAGGTCCGGTTGCCGGGATTGGCCGGCCAGACGCTGTTCAACTGGGACAGCCGTGGCACATGCCGCGAGATTGCATACGATGACTTGCTGCGCCCTGTCGCGGTGTTCGAAGAAGGCACAGGCGTACCTCGCCGCTGCGCCGAGCGTTTTGCCTATGGCCGGCCCGGCTTTGGCGAGGCGCTGCGCAATCAGCTCGGTCAGTTGATCCGGCATGACGATCCGGCCGGTAGTGTCCTGTTCGAGCAATTCGCAATCACCGGCCAGTGTTGTGAAAACACCCGACACTTCGCGCTCGATCCGGTTGTGCCGGATTGGCCAGATGCTGACGTTGAGCGCAAGGTACCGCTGGAGTCCGAAGGGGCAACCACGCAATGGCGCTTTTCACCGCTGGGCTCCGTGCTGGAACAGGTGGATGCCGCTGGTCATCGGCAGGTATTCGCGCTGACTCACGACGGACGATTACGCGGGGTTGATCTACGGCTCAGGTATCAGACTTCAGACCATCCTGTGGTCAGTGATATTCGGTACAACGCCGAAGGTCAGGTGACCCAGGAGCTGGCAGGTAACGGCGTTCTGACCACGCTGAGCTACCGCCCTGAAGACGGCCGTCTGCTCATGCGTCATGCTCAGGATCAAGAGGGCAACGTTTGGCAGGACCTGTTGTATGCTTATGACCCGATGGGCAATGTGCTGAGCATCGAAGACCAGGCATTGCCGGTGCGCTGGTTCGCCAACCAGCGTATCGAGCCGGTCAGTCGTTACCGCTATGACAGTCTTTATCAGTTGTCCCATGCCACTGGCTGGGAGGCCGGCGCTGCCGGTGGCGGGCCGACCGCTGTCGCCAACTACAGCCAGCGTTATCGTTACGACGCCGGCGGCAATTTGCGCGAGCTGACTCACGTCGGCCAACAGAGTCCAGGTCATCAACTGCAGGCCGCGCCCTATAGCAATCGGTGTTTGCCGTGGCGCGACGGTAAGCCGCCCTCCGAGGCAGAGATCGCTGCAGCTTTCGATCCGCGGGGTAACTTGCTGGTGCTGGATCAGGGACGCCAGTTGCAGTGGAATCTGCGTTGCCAGCTGGACTCGGTCGTGGTCGTCTCACGCCGATCAGATGCCGATGACCGGGAAAGCTATCTCTATGACGGCGCCGGTCAGCGGGTATGCAAAATGCGTTCGTCACGGACCTCTGCGCGCAGTCTTCTTGCCCAGGTGCGTTATCTGCCGGCGCTGGAGTTACGCACCGACACTGGCACGGGTGAGAGCCTGCAAGTGATCATCGTGCAGACCGTGCTCAGCAATGTACGCGTCCTGCATTGGCAAAGCCCACCGCCGACCGGCCTCAATAATCTCTACCGATACAGTTTCAATGATCATCTGGGTTCGATCAGTCTTGAGCTGAGCGCAGATGCGCAGCTGATCAGCCGCGAGCATTTTTATCCATTCGGTGCAACGGCGTGGGCCGAAGAACCCGCCGTCAGCTACAAGACCGCGCGGTATTCGGGAAAGGAACGTGACGCCACGGGGCTTTACTATTACGGGTTTCGCTATTACGTGCCGTGGCTGCAACGCTGGCTGAATAGCGATCCTGGCGGAGCGATCGACGGCCATAATCGCTATCGCGCGCTGCGCAATAACCCAATGACTTACAGGGACAGCGACGGGCGAAAGCCCGACAAGCCCGACAAGCCTGCTGGCGATCGGGTGTATCACGATCTTGCCGACAAAAAACTGGTCAATCCCGTGCAAGCCGCCGGCATGCAGCCCGTGCGCCGTTACTTCGAGAATGACCCCAACCCTGACGTCCAGGCCTTCCGCGGTGAAATACCCTTGGTACTGGCGGAGCTGGGTGCCCGGGACAACTCCATGCTCAACACCCATCAGGCCCACGTTATCGCTGCTGCCCGGACGAACACGGCGTCGCCCTCCGGTGCTGTGCTTTATCACTCCGGAGAGCTGGTTTCATCAGCGATGAACAGAGTGGTGGGAGAGGAGGCTACCAGTCGGGTGATGGGACCCTTGTCTGTCGCTTTCAACAGCCCTGTTGAAGATCCCAACGTATTGGCTAAAAGACGGGGAGCTGTCGCCACGGGCTTCAAGGTCGGTGGGAAATTATTGATGCACGCCTCCAATCCTGCCGTACAGCTGGTTGGAGCAGCGGGTGTTGCCCTGGGCAACGTGATGAATATTTCAGAGGCGCAGACGCGTATTCAACACAGAGTTTTGACCACCCCCGTCAATGCGCCGTTGTCACCGCCTTCGAGTACACCCACAGTAGACTTTCAGTCGTTGAACGCGGCATCGTCTGCACGGCATCAAGCGCAGCTTGCAGAACACGGTGAAACACCGAGCCCATGGGCGCAACAACTGCTGGTTGCCGGTTTTACAGCGCCGTTGGAGGGTGTTCATGCGATTGATGGCGCAACCGCCGAAGACAAGTGGATGAACAGACCTCGGCGAAACTCTGGCTTCGGCTAA
- a CDS encoding efflux transporter outer membrane subunit, translating into MPRRINRALLPLSVLALTLALGGCISTQGIAPHGEALAADSLATDAAIGEAAKDAHWPSAQWWQAFGDAQLDRWIDLAVQGSPSMAMAAARVRQAKAMAGVAEAAEALQINAESTLKRHNWPTDQFYGPGDLANTTTWDNNAALGFSYALDLWGRERNASERAVDLAHVSVAEARLAQLELQNNIVRAYIELSLHYAQRDIVAAMLKQQQQILDLAQKRLSGGIGTHFEVSQAETPLPETHRQLDALDEEIALSRNQIAALAGKGPGAAAQLQRPTLSLAAPLKLPSALPAELLGQRPDVVASRWQVAAQARGIDVAHGGFYPNVDLVGSLGYMATGGGALEFLTGKKLNYNVGPAISLPIFDGGRLRSELGEAAAGYDIAVAHYNQTLINALKNISDQLIRRESMDKQQEFAAESVAAAQKTYDIAMIAYQRGLTDYLNVLNAQTLLFKQQQVQQQVQAARLSAHAELVTALGGGLGAGDDVPTAEQTQAPKTPALLR; encoded by the coding sequence GTGCCGCGTCGCATCAACAGAGCGCTTTTGCCGCTCAGTGTTCTGGCTTTAACCCTGGCTCTCGGCGGCTGCATCTCAACTCAAGGCATTGCCCCTCACGGCGAGGCACTCGCGGCCGATTCACTGGCCACTGACGCGGCCATTGGCGAGGCCGCCAAAGACGCCCACTGGCCCAGCGCCCAATGGTGGCAGGCGTTTGGTGACGCGCAACTTGATCGCTGGATCGACCTCGCCGTGCAAGGCAGCCCGAGCATGGCCATGGCCGCTGCGCGGGTGCGTCAGGCCAAGGCTATGGCCGGTGTTGCCGAAGCGGCTGAGGCGTTGCAGATCAATGCCGAGTCGACCCTCAAGCGCCACAACTGGCCGACCGATCAGTTCTACGGCCCCGGCGATCTGGCCAACACCACCACGTGGGACAACAACGCCGCGCTCGGCTTCAGTTACGCCCTCGACCTCTGGGGCCGCGAGCGCAATGCCAGTGAACGCGCGGTGGATCTGGCCCATGTGAGTGTGGCCGAGGCGCGACTGGCGCAGCTGGAACTGCAGAACAACATCGTGCGCGCCTACATCGAACTGTCGCTGCATTACGCCCAGCGCGACATCGTTGCCGCAATGCTCAAACAGCAACAGCAGATTCTCGATCTGGCGCAGAAACGCCTGAGCGGCGGGATCGGCACGCACTTCGAAGTCAGCCAGGCCGAAACGCCGTTGCCGGAAACCCATCGCCAACTCGATGCGCTGGACGAGGAAATTGCCCTGAGCCGCAACCAGATTGCTGCGCTGGCCGGTAAAGGCCCGGGCGCCGCTGCGCAACTGCAACGGCCGACGCTGTCCCTCGCGGCACCGTTGAAGTTGCCCTCGGCATTGCCCGCCGAACTGCTCGGCCAGCGTCCGGACGTGGTCGCCAGTCGCTGGCAAGTGGCGGCGCAGGCGCGCGGCATCGATGTCGCCCACGGCGGTTTCTACCCCAACGTCGATCTGGTCGGCAGCCTCGGCTACATGGCCACGGGCGGCGGCGCGCTGGAGTTTCTGACCGGCAAGAAACTCAACTACAACGTTGGCCCGGCGATCTCGTTGCCGATCTTCGACGGCGGTCGACTGCGTAGCGAATTGGGCGAAGCGGCGGCCGGTTATGACATCGCTGTGGCGCACTACAACCAGACCCTGATCAACGCGCTGAAGAACATTTCCGATCAGTTGATCCGCCGCGAGTCGATGGACAAGCAGCAGGAATTCGCTGCCGAATCCGTGGCCGCAGCGCAGAAGACTTACGACATCGCGATGATCGCCTACCAACGCGGCCTCACCGATTACCTCAATGTGCTGAATGCGCAGACCTTGCTGTTCAAACAGCAGCAAGTGCAGCAGCAGGTCCAGGCGGCGCGGTTGAGTGCGCATGCCGAGCTGGTGACTGCCCTGGGGGGCGGCCTCGGTGCCGGTGATGACGTGCCGACTGCCGAGCAGACCCAAGCCCCGAAAACCCCGGCGCTGCTGCGGTGA